From a single Loigolactobacillus coryniformis subsp. coryniformis KCTC 3167 = DSM 20001 genomic region:
- the msrA gene encoding peptide-methionine (S)-S-oxide reductase MsrA, giving the protein MSQTKTAIFAGGCFWCMVRPFDETPGIVNVVSGYTGGHVANPTYEQVKSHTTGHTEAVAITYDPAVISYQQLLDIYWQQTDPTDAMGQFQDRGDNYRPVIFVQNETERQLAIASREKLAASGRFTDPIVTKIEDAQPFYPAEAEHQDFYKRHPERFAEEIAGREEFTAKYWQKEANVRG; this is encoded by the coding sequence ATGAGTCAAACTAAAACTGCAATTTTTGCCGGTGGTTGTTTCTGGTGTATGGTTCGCCCCTTTGATGAAACACCAGGTATCGTTAATGTGGTCTCTGGTTATACTGGCGGTCACGTTGCTAATCCGACCTATGAACAAGTCAAGTCACACACCACTGGACACACTGAAGCAGTCGCCATTACTTATGACCCAGCAGTGATCTCCTACCAACAATTACTAGATATTTATTGGCAACAAACCGATCCTACTGATGCTATGGGCCAATTTCAAGATCGTGGCGACAATTACCGGCCAGTGATCTTTGTTCAGAACGAAACTGAACGGCAATTAGCGATCGCTTCACGCGAAAAATTAGCTGCCAGCGGTCGCTTCACTGACCCAATCGTCACCAAAATTGAAGACGCACAACCATTTTATCCAGCGGAAGCTGAGCATCAAGACTTCTATAAACGCCACCCTGAACGCTTCGCCGAAGAGATTGCTGGTCGCGAAGAATTCACTGCTAAATATTGGCAAAAAGAGGCGAACGTCCGTGGATAA
- a CDS encoding histidine phosphatase family protein — protein sequence MTELYFIRHGQTIINQEKKINGAHVDTPLTATGVSGAQAAGRELQQVTFDQVFVSPQKRAQATAKLVLAPNPTAPTMQIAEQLHEMDFGDWEGHLIKEANQDPALRRFFADPVHYDPQSFHGETFTSVVARGQALLHQLVKAFPQQRLLIVGHGTMLTLMIRSALGASIGEIMTQPQLDNTSISVLQGTADMSFTLPRWNDTHFLANVSQKAN from the coding sequence ATGACGGAACTTTATTTCATACGCCACGGACAAACGATCATTAATCAAGAAAAGAAGATCAATGGGGCACACGTTGATACGCCACTGACTGCTACTGGGGTGAGCGGGGCTCAAGCCGCTGGTCGGGAATTGCAGCAAGTTACATTCGACCAAGTTTTTGTCAGCCCGCAAAAGCGCGCTCAAGCAACAGCTAAATTAGTATTGGCACCTAATCCAACTGCACCAACGATGCAGATTGCTGAGCAATTACACGAAATGGATTTTGGTGATTGGGAGGGGCATTTAATCAAAGAAGCGAATCAAGATCCCGCGTTGCGCCGCTTCTTTGCTGATCCTGTTCACTACGATCCACAAAGTTTCCACGGCGAAACTTTTACGTCAGTGGTTGCACGGGGCCAAGCATTATTGCATCAATTAGTGAAGGCATTTCCGCAGCAACGGTTATTGATCGTCGGCCACGGGACGATGCTGACGCTGATGATTCGGTCAGCGCTGGGGGCATCTATTGGTGAGATCATGACGCAGCCACAGTTAGACAATACCAGTATCAGCGTGCTACAGGGCACGGCAGATATGTCGTTCACCTTGCCACGCTGGAACGATACGCATTTTCTAGCTAACGTCAGCCAAAAGGCCAATTAG
- a CDS encoding acetate/propionate family kinase produces the protein MQRILTINAGSSSLKWKLFALPMETILAHGLVERLNQPVATFKLTTAEQKFSQSVTDLTAETAVNLVLDKLEELAVINSRQEITAVGHRVVAGADIFKQATLITPAVLEQILNLSDYAPLHNPAAAHYIKLVTAALPQAQQIAVFDSQFFTRMPEVNAIYSIPYEYTQQYRIRRYGEHGISHEYLANRAADLLSQPLKKLKLITLHLGSGASITAIKDGQPFDTSMGLTPLAGVTMGTRSGDADPALVPFLQKKLALANATDVTNILNNKSGLLGISGISTDMRDLKAAEQTDARAKLAIDIFVNRIVKYIGSYYTELGGLDALIFSGGIGENDADIRARITRGIQALGITLDEQRNQKLREGVISPAGASTAVLLIPTDEELAIVRQTVQALNVTQR, from the coding sequence ATGCAAAGAATCTTAACTATTAACGCCGGTAGCTCATCGCTTAAGTGGAAATTATTTGCGCTACCGATGGAAACTATCCTTGCTCATGGCCTAGTTGAACGTTTAAATCAGCCGGTAGCGACTTTCAAGCTAACTACAGCGGAACAAAAATTTAGCCAATCCGTTACCGATCTAACTGCTGAAACGGCCGTGAATTTAGTCTTAGATAAGCTGGAAGAATTAGCGGTGATCAACTCGCGCCAAGAAATTACCGCGGTCGGTCATCGGGTAGTCGCCGGTGCGGATATTTTTAAACAAGCAACCCTGATCACACCAGCCGTGCTAGAGCAGATCCTGAATTTAAGCGACTATGCCCCGCTGCACAACCCAGCTGCTGCCCACTACATTAAATTAGTGACTGCAGCGTTGCCACAAGCGCAACAAATTGCGGTCTTTGACAGTCAATTCTTCACACGAATGCCTGAAGTTAATGCCATTTACAGTATTCCTTATGAATATACGCAACAATACCGCATTCGCCGTTATGGTGAACATGGTATCAGCCATGAGTATCTAGCTAATCGAGCCGCTGACTTATTAAGTCAACCGCTTAAAAAATTAAAGTTGATCACCTTGCATCTCGGTAGTGGTGCTTCGATCACCGCGATCAAAGACGGGCAACCATTTGATACATCAATGGGCTTAACACCATTAGCTGGCGTGACCATGGGCACGCGTTCTGGCGATGCTGACCCAGCATTAGTGCCATTTTTACAAAAAAAGTTGGCGCTGGCTAATGCAACAGACGTCACCAATATATTAAATAATAAATCAGGATTACTGGGTATTTCTGGAATTTCAACTGATATGCGTGATTTAAAAGCAGCGGAACAAACTGATGCACGGGCTAAGTTAGCAATTGATATATTTGTTAATCGTATTGTCAAATATATCGGTAGCTATTACACAGAATTAGGTGGCCTGGATGCATTGATTTTTTCTGGTGGTATTGGTGAAAATGATGCCGATATCCGCGCGCGGATCACTCGTGGAATCCAAGCTTTAGGGATCACACTAGATGAACAGCGCAATCAAAAGTTACGTGAAGGTGTGATCAGTCCAGCAGGTGCATCGACAGCAGTATTATTGATCCCTACCGACGAAGAATTAGCAATCGTGCGGCAGACGGTTCAAGCGCTCAATGTTACACAAAGATGA
- a CDS encoding DDE-type integrase/transposase/recombinase: protein MLTPLLTYLVQIIKFQRALIIFLLAQLIDIFDHSRLPSTDKPTYKRFNQFQVDDKLPILAADIGPESLNYEQLIIDYMTKTGKDLKPIRRRQGTVITFQNQRCPRCNAPSDYLYANNGKGNQLKCKICAFSFQNGDAQKKKAVVLRCPYCQHRLEAHHHRSNFDVLRCPNDQCSFRLKQIKQLSVAEAKQFKEQPSSFKVRYTFRNFKFDLKGLAASSPVQAKVDLSKIQASPEVLGLVLTYHINYGLSARRTAAIMYDVHGVKISHQTIHNYEEAVATVIRPFWANYPYELSNQLVGDETYVKVKGKWNYIFYFYDAVKKLILADYITPNRTTESAVVAINQVLQKMSERPADLQFVVDANPIYQVAQLYFAQQGINFKIKQVVGLTNKDPISKEYRFLKQTIERLNRSFKGNYRSATGFNSPTGSASYTALYSAAYNFLRPHEALDYKVPVHLPELDNKPRMYDKWLALIDLAQSQLPTA from the coding sequence GTGCTTACACCATTATTAACTTATTTAGTCCAAATAATCAAGTTCCAACGTGCATTGATCATCTTTTTGTTGGCCCAGCTGATTGATATTTTTGACCATTCGCGCTTGCCCAGCACCGATAAACCAACCTATAAACGCTTTAATCAATTTCAAGTTGACGATAAATTACCAATTTTAGCAGCCGATATTGGTCCAGAATCACTTAATTATGAGCAACTGATCATTGACTACATGACCAAAACCGGCAAAGATCTAAAACCAATTCGGCGCCGACAAGGCACCGTGATCACGTTCCAGAACCAACGTTGCCCACGCTGTAATGCCCCAAGCGACTATCTATACGCTAATAACGGTAAAGGTAATCAGCTTAAGTGTAAGATCTGCGCTTTTAGCTTCCAAAATGGTGATGCGCAGAAGAAGAAAGCGGTGGTACTTCGTTGCCCATACTGCCAACATCGATTGGAAGCTCATCACCACCGTAGTAACTTCGATGTGTTACGTTGTCCTAATGACCAATGTTCATTTCGTTTAAAACAAATCAAGCAGTTATCCGTAGCTGAAGCCAAACAATTCAAGGAACAGCCATCTAGCTTCAAAGTACGCTACACTTTCCGTAACTTTAAATTCGATCTCAAAGGCTTAGCGGCTAGTTCGCCAGTTCAAGCCAAGGTCGATTTGAGTAAGATCCAAGCCAGCCCTGAGGTTTTAGGGCTTGTCCTGACCTATCACATTAACTATGGCCTGTCGGCCCGTCGTACCGCAGCCATCATGTACGACGTTCACGGCGTTAAGATCTCCCACCAAACCATTCACAACTACGAAGAGGCGGTAGCGACCGTTATTCGACCATTCTGGGCTAACTATCCTTACGAACTTTCCAACCAATTAGTTGGTGATGAGACTTACGTCAAGGTCAAAGGTAAGTGGAACTATATCTTTTACTTTTACGACGCGGTTAAAAAGCTAATTCTAGCCGACTATATAACGCCCAACCGCACAACTGAATCAGCGGTCGTTGCCATCAATCAAGTCCTACAGAAGATGTCCGAACGTCCAGCCGACCTACAGTTCGTAGTCGACGCCAATCCCATTTATCAAGTAGCACAACTTTATTTTGCTCAACAAGGGATCAATTTTAAAATCAAGCAAGTAGTAGGGTTGACCAACAAAGATCCAATCAGTAAAGAGTATCGTTTCTTGAAACAAACAATTGAGCGTTTAAACCGTAGTTTTAAGGGCAATTATCGGTCGGCCACTGGTTTTAACTCACCAACCGGTTCAGCCAGTTATACCGCCTTATATTCAGCGGCTTATAACTTTTTACGCCCGCACGAAGCGCTAGATTATAAGGTGCCGGTACACCTACCAGAGCTGGACAATAAACCGCGCATGTACGATAAATGGTTGGCCTTGATTGATCTAGCACAAAGCCAATTACCAACTGCATAA
- a CDS encoding MFS transporter produces MYEIAGIPGTIFAGWVSDKIFKGRRGPAGFVFMLGVTAFTIVYWQATSIFWINLSLVMIGFLIYGPVMLIGLQALDLVPKKAAGTAAGLTGLFGYLFGSVMANAFMGMIVDHFGWATGFLTIVFAALFAAVLFAITWKVRGQQVTK; encoded by the coding sequence TTGTACGAAATTGCGGGGATTCCAGGTACAATTTTTGCTGGCTGGGTATCCGATAAGATTTTCAAAGGTCGTCGTGGCCCGGCTGGTTTTGTTTTTATGCTCGGGGTGACTGCTTTTACGATCGTTTATTGGCAAGCGACTTCGATATTTTGGATCAATCTTTCCTTGGTTATGATCGGCTTCTTGATTTACGGGCCAGTAATGTTGATCGGGCTACAGGCACTTGATTTAGTGCCTAAAAAGGCGGCTGGGACTGCTGCCGGCTTAACTGGACTATTTGGTTATCTATTCGGTTCGGTAATGGCAAACGCCTTTATGGGTATGATCGTTGACCATTTTGGTTGGGCAACGGGCTTTTTGACGATCGTGTTCGCAGCGTTGTTTGCGGCAGTCCTATTTGCGATAACGTGGAAAGTTCGTGGGCAACAGGTGACTAAGTAG
- a CDS encoding LysM peptidoglycan-binding domain-containing protein — MQKKNALLLSATTLLSVIGVSAIATKADAATVTVKANDTVWDFSQEYGVTVDQIKTANQLSGDNPIILIGQKLEIPTDNNATTNTYSAAATQTVQPDWNSQLAAQSAATASANAASQAAAQSATDAANAALQAANESAAAASAQAASAVAQSAATASANAAFQAANESAAAASAQAASAVAQSAATASANAASLAATQAANESAEAASVQAASAAAQSAATASANAASQAAAESATAASQAAVIASTQAASAAAQSAAIASNQAASQAAAESTAVATQTATSSSASTSSNTTTASADSNYTFTYYNATPDQGWGDASATADGTSTATGRDADGYLIAASDSSIPFGTHIQTPYGEAVVHDRGGAVSGNHIDVLQ, encoded by the coding sequence ATGCAAAAAAAGAACGCTCTATTACTTAGCGCGACAACTTTACTTAGTGTAATTGGCGTTTCCGCTATCGCAACTAAAGCGGACGCGGCAACAGTCACAGTTAAAGCCAATGATACCGTTTGGGACTTTTCTCAAGAATACGGCGTCACGGTTGATCAAATCAAAACAGCGAACCAATTAAGTGGTGACAACCCAATTATTTTAATTGGACAAAAGTTGGAAATTCCAACCGATAATAATGCCACAACCAATACTTACAGCGCGGCGGCAACTCAAACCGTGCAACCAGATTGGAACAGCCAATTAGCAGCACAGTCAGCCGCGACAGCTTCGGCCAACGCAGCTAGCCAGGCAGCAGCACAATCAGCTACTGACGCTGCTAATGCCGCTTTGCAGGCTGCTAACGAATCAGCAGCAGCGGCTTCAGCTCAAGCAGCTAGTGCAGTGGCACAGTCGGCAGCAACAGCCTCAGCTAACGCGGCATTTCAAGCTGCTAACGAATCAGCGGCAGCGGCTTCAGCCCAAGCAGCTAGTGCAGTGGCACAATCGGCCGCAACGGCCTCAGCCAACGCAGCTAGTCTAGCAGCAACGCAAGCTGCTAACGAATCAGCAGAAGCAGCTTCAGTCCAAGCAGCTAGTGCAGCAGCACAATCAGCTGCAACAGCTTCGGCCAATGCAGCTAGCCAAGCAGCGGCGGAATCAGCGACAGCAGCCAGCCAGGCAGCTGTGATCGCGTCAACGCAGGCAGCTAGTGCAGCAGCGCAATCGGCAGCGATCGCATCGAACCAAGCCGCTAGTCAGGCAGCGGCAGAATCAACAGCAGTAGCGACACAAACAGCAACAAGTAGCTCAGCTAGTACCAGCAGTAACACAACTACCGCTAGCGCTGACAGTAACTATACATTCACTTACTACAACGCAACACCAGATCAAGGTTGGGGTGACGCCAGCGCAACTGCTGATGGCACCAGTACCGCAACTGGCCGTGACGCTGATGGGTATCTGATTGCCGCATCTGACAGCAGTATTCCATTTGGTACTCATATCCAAACACCGTATGGTGAAGCCGTTGTCCACGATCGTGGCGGCGCTGTTTCTGGAAATCATATTGATGTATTGCAATAG
- a CDS encoding ArgE/DapE family deacylase: MDKATLIKITQDLIQLDTVNDHEEAVSDYLATLFTANGISTKKLTYAPGRTSLIAEIGDPTSKQVLVFSGHQDTVATGDAADWPYAGPFSGELHAGRIYGRGAADMKSGLAAMATTLIALKDTPLKGRLRFVATVGEEFGAHGARELTEQGYADDFSGLVIGEPTGQKLIYAHSGSIDYTVTSIGKAAHSSLPETGINAITNLVKFITAEAHAFDDVAPHPALGDFVHSVTVIKGGTQVNSIPGYAQLAGNMRPIPSFDNTQAIGRLQTIIDDLNQQPDVNLKLNVDFSFVPVLTAQDDPLVTALQASAQQVTGKELIEDVIHGATDASEFTKSAHKFPVIIFGPGDWSAAHQSNESVSVANIVNTQKIYQALALRQLS; encoded by the coding sequence GTGGATAAAGCAACACTGATCAAAATCACACAGGATCTGATTCAACTAGACACCGTTAACGACCATGAAGAAGCAGTCAGCGATTATTTGGCTACGCTATTTACCGCTAACGGAATCAGTACTAAAAAATTAACTTATGCGCCTGGTCGCACTAGCCTAATCGCTGAGATCGGTGATCCGACTAGCAAACAAGTCTTGGTCTTTTCTGGTCATCAAGATACAGTTGCAACCGGTGATGCTGCCGATTGGCCATATGCCGGGCCGTTTTCCGGTGAATTACATGCCGGCCGCATTTACGGTCGCGGTGCTGCTGATATGAAAAGTGGACTCGCTGCAATGGCTACAACGCTGATCGCACTAAAGGATACACCACTAAAGGGTCGTTTACGTTTTGTAGCCACAGTCGGTGAAGAATTTGGCGCTCACGGTGCCCGTGAATTGACCGAACAAGGTTACGCCGATGATTTCAGCGGTTTAGTGATCGGCGAACCAACAGGTCAGAAATTGATCTACGCTCATAGTGGTTCAATCGATTATACAGTTACTTCGATCGGCAAAGCAGCCCACAGTTCATTGCCAGAAACCGGAATCAACGCGATCACTAACCTCGTTAAATTCATCACTGCTGAAGCGCACGCTTTTGATGACGTCGCCCCACATCCAGCACTAGGCGATTTTGTCCATAGTGTCACTGTGATCAAAGGTGGCACGCAAGTCAATAGTATCCCTGGTTACGCACAATTGGCCGGAAATATGCGCCCGATTCCCAGCTTTGATAATACGCAGGCAATCGGCCGGCTACAAACGATCATCGATGATCTAAACCAGCAACCTGACGTTAACTTAAAACTCAATGTAGATTTCAGTTTTGTACCCGTTTTGACAGCTCAAGATGATCCATTGGTTACCGCGCTCCAAGCCAGCGCTCAACAAGTTACGGGTAAAGAACTGATCGAAGATGTGATCCATGGCGCCACTGATGCGTCTGAGTTCACCAAGTCAGCGCACAAGTTCCCGGTAATTATTTTTGGCCCTGGCGATTGGTCAGCTGCGCATCAAAGTAATGAATCCGTCAGTGTTGCCAACATCGTTAATACGCAAAAAATTTATCAAGCGTTAGCCCTGCGGCAACTGAGTTAA
- a CDS encoding MetQ/NlpA family ABC transporter substrate-binding protein gives MKKLKYWLIALAAILFFGGVSTATHAATTVKVGVASAKHEEWDAVKEKLAKKGINIQIVTFTDYVQPNNALAEGSLDLNAFQTNIYLQSYNKEHHTNLVPIAKTVIAPLGLYSDKITKISQVKKGATIAIPNDASNGGRALLLLQSAGLIKVDSSKGQYPTVKDITKNKKNLKIKELDANQTARALKDVDASVINSGMAVDAGINPKKDAIYLEKVNKKAEPYINVIAAQKKNRNKAVYKKVVKAFQSEDIAKVISKSSKGASIPVWNTKLK, from the coding sequence ATGAAAAAATTAAAGTATTGGTTGATCGCATTAGCCGCAATTCTATTCTTTGGCGGTGTCAGTACCGCCACGCACGCTGCCACTACTGTTAAAGTTGGTGTTGCCAGTGCCAAACATGAAGAATGGGACGCAGTAAAAGAGAAATTGGCTAAAAAAGGCATCAATATTCAAATCGTCACCTTTACCGATTATGTCCAACCTAATAACGCATTGGCTGAAGGTTCATTAGATCTGAACGCTTTTCAAACAAACATTTACTTACAGTCTTACAATAAGGAACACCACACTAACTTAGTCCCAATCGCCAAAACCGTTATTGCGCCGCTAGGTTTATATTCCGATAAAATTACTAAGATCTCACAAGTCAAAAAGGGCGCAACAATTGCGATCCCCAATGATGCCTCTAATGGCGGTCGAGCTTTGTTACTATTACAATCGGCTGGTTTGATCAAAGTTGATTCCAGTAAAGGCCAATACCCAACCGTGAAAGACATCACGAAAAACAAAAAGAACTTAAAGATCAAAGAGTTAGATGCTAACCAAACTGCTCGCGCACTGAAAGATGTCGATGCCTCAGTGATCAACTCCGGTATGGCCGTCGATGCTGGGATCAATCCGAAAAAGGATGCGATTTATTTAGAAAAGGTCAACAAAAAAGCTGAACCTTATATCAACGTGATCGCAGCCCAAAAGAAGAACCGTAATAAGGCAGTCTACAAGAAAGTCGTTAAAGCTTTCCAATCAGAAGACATTGCTAAGGTTATTTCTAAGTCATCTAAAGGTGCTTCGATCCCTGTTTGGAACACAAAACTAAAATAA
- a CDS encoding DNA/RNA non-specific endonuclease: protein MKRRRKKRTTSLLVLAIVLIGGWLGLKPSQSQNLWQTAQALLPTAQSSTTNSTSQPNASTAQLADLDYRSGQSAVVAVNNNKATLDPASWKTNHVVYADLDQLNRTSTANTAYLEQRNVANDSLRVRQTVQPTGWHQKFSGRQAILNRGHLVAYSISKGISVDGNYDPNQQSGDQNNLKNLFTQTAFSNQRLQTVYETKIRTALRNGKKVIYQPHAIFRGSELMPRGVQLQAISTDGSLNFNVYIFNVQPGFTFNYSDGTSQTSSLQVPDTTI, encoded by the coding sequence ATGAAGAGACGCAGAAAAAAACGCACCACTTCGCTACTTGTTTTAGCGATCGTTTTAATTGGCGGTTGGCTAGGACTCAAGCCAAGTCAATCACAAAATTTGTGGCAAACAGCGCAGGCATTGTTGCCCACAGCACAAAGCAGTACCACCAACAGTACCAGCCAACCAAACGCTAGCACCGCGCAATTAGCTGACCTAGATTATCGATCAGGTCAAAGTGCTGTCGTTGCCGTCAACAATAACAAAGCGACTTTGGACCCTGCTAGTTGGAAAACCAACCACGTCGTTTATGCTGATTTAGATCAGCTAAACCGCACCAGCACAGCCAATACCGCTTATTTAGAACAGCGCAACGTCGCCAATGATTCACTGCGGGTCAGACAAACGGTACAACCTACGGGCTGGCATCAGAAGTTTTCTGGTCGCCAAGCAATCCTCAATCGTGGTCACTTAGTCGCCTACTCAATCTCAAAGGGCATCAGTGTTGACGGTAATTATGATCCTAACCAACAAAGCGGCGACCAAAATAATTTGAAAAACTTATTTACACAAACGGCTTTTAGCAATCAGCGGCTACAAACCGTCTACGAAACTAAAATTCGAACCGCACTGCGTAATGGTAAAAAAGTTATTTACCAGCCCCACGCTATTTTCCGTGGTAGTGAGTTAATGCCCCGCGGTGTTCAGTTACAGGCGATCAGTACCGATGGCAGCTTGAATTTTAATGTCTATATTTTCAATGTCCAACCCGGATTCACCTTTAATTACAGCGATGGCACCAGCCAAACCAGCAGCCTCCAAGTACCGGATACAACGATTTAA
- the tyrS gene encoding tyrosine--tRNA ligase: protein MTDIMADLTWREAINQVIDEDGLKELTQKKSISLYCGVDPTGSSLHIGHLIPFMVLKRFQLAGHHPVIVIGGGTGAIGDPSGKNSERVLQTMDQVQANKEHLTAQMEKLFGTENFTIVDNYDWLSKLSLLDFLRDYGKLFNVNTMLNKEIVASRLEVGISYTEFTYQILQSIDFLHLYKYNDVQLQIGGADQWGNITAGTDLIHRQEGADAKVFGLTIPLMLKADGTKFGKTAGGAVWLDPERTTPYEFYQFWLNQDDRDVVRYLKYFTFLDRAEIEALAEKVATEPEKREAQRRLAQEVTKFVHGEQAVVEAEHISKALFSGDVTALTAEEIEQGFRDVPSVDVTAEKANIVQWLVDTKIEPSKRQAREDVTNGAITVNGERIRDVEFELDPTAAFDGRFVIVRRGKKRYFLARVK from the coding sequence ATGACAGATATTATGGCGGATCTTACATGGCGCGAGGCGATCAATCAAGTGATCGACGAAGACGGACTTAAAGAACTAACGCAGAAAAAATCAATTAGTTTATATTGCGGGGTTGATCCAACTGGTTCTAGCTTGCATATTGGGCATTTGATTCCATTCATGGTGCTGAAACGATTCCAATTAGCCGGCCATCATCCCGTGATCGTTATCGGTGGCGGTACTGGTGCCATTGGCGATCCTTCGGGTAAAAATTCCGAACGAGTTTTGCAGACAATGGACCAAGTGCAAGCCAATAAAGAACATCTGACGGCACAAATGGAGAAATTGTTTGGTACGGAAAACTTCACGATCGTTGATAACTATGATTGGTTGTCCAAACTGTCATTGCTAGATTTCTTGCGCGATTACGGTAAATTATTCAACGTTAATACGATGTTGAATAAGGAAATTGTTGCTAGCCGGCTAGAAGTAGGGATTTCTTACACTGAATTTACTTATCAAATTTTGCAGTCGATCGATTTCTTGCATTTATACAAATACAACGACGTTCAACTACAAATTGGTGGCGCCGATCAATGGGGCAACATCACTGCTGGGACTGACTTGATCCATCGGCAAGAAGGTGCTGACGCTAAGGTCTTTGGTTTGACGATTCCATTGATGTTGAAAGCTGATGGGACTAAGTTTGGTAAAACTGCCGGTGGCGCCGTTTGGCTAGATCCAGAGCGGACAACACCGTACGAATTCTACCAGTTCTGGTTAAACCAAGATGATCGGGATGTTGTTCGTTACTTGAAGTATTTCACGTTCTTGGATCGTGCCGAAATTGAAGCTCTAGCTGAAAAAGTAGCAACGGAACCCGAAAAGCGGGAAGCACAACGGCGTTTAGCACAAGAAGTAACTAAATTTGTGCACGGCGAACAAGCAGTTGTTGAAGCGGAACACATTTCTAAAGCATTGTTCTCTGGCGATGTGACCGCTTTAACTGCAGAAGAGATCGAACAAGGTTTCCGTGATGTACCATCAGTCGATGTGACCGCTGAGAAGGCCAATATTGTACAATGGTTGGTTGACACCAAGATCGAACCTTCTAAGCGGCAAGCGCGCGAGGATGTGACGAATGGGGCGATCACCGTCAATGGTGAACGTATTCGCGACGTTGAATTTGAATTAGACCCCACGGCTGCCTTTGATGGGCGCTTCGTTATCGTTCGGCGCGGTAAGAAACGTTATTTCTTAGCACGAGTAAAATAA
- a CDS encoding zinc ribbon domain-containing protein, translating to MKQIAKKLWAMDFGSLGVGEFICPSCGQPVTLQEGKCVHCGYDLVAYRNTHGIVQPPLSSAASAATSARANFGTINFGSSAVAVAKPAARQLLPADVIEFDAATEATSVASSAPVKVATSTVPSAPSVTSAAIRETTSAQVHAASSGKPTVASAATADNTASLAALVAQVQSNQAVVNQMLAQLQSDQAALRQLTDSVATSAASAAASAAIAPRPRQQSWLTRLLQRLFKPRQRQLPPPK from the coding sequence GTGAAACAAATTGCGAAAAAGCTGTGGGCGATGGACTTTGGTAGTCTAGGCGTCGGAGAATTTATTTGCCCAAGTTGTGGTCAACCGGTTACATTACAGGAAGGAAAATGCGTACATTGCGGTTATGATTTAGTTGCCTATCGAAACACGCATGGTATTGTGCAGCCGCCATTAAGTTCGGCTGCATCAGCGGCAACCAGTGCCCGTGCTAATTTTGGCACGATCAATTTTGGCAGCAGTGCAGTTGCTGTCGCTAAACCAGCAGCGCGGCAGTTGCTACCTGCTGATGTGATTGAGTTTGATGCAGCAACGGAAGCAACATCAGTGGCGAGTAGTGCACCGGTAAAAGTGGCTACTTCGACTGTGCCATCCGCACCATCTGTCACCAGTGCCGCAATTAGGGAGACAACTAGTGCACAAGTTCACGCGGCCAGCAGTGGTAAACCAACAGTTGCCAGTGCGGCAACAGCTGATAATACTGCTAGTTTAGCGGCTTTAGTTGCTCAGGTGCAAAGCAACCAAGCTGTGGTCAATCAAATGTTAGCCCAGCTACAAAGTGATCAAGCCGCTTTACGTCAATTGACTGATAGTGTTGCCACTAGTGCTGCATCAGCGGCCGCCAGTGCAGCAATTGCGCCACGTCCACGTCAACAAAGCTGGTTGACTCGTCTTTTACAACGCCTTTTCAAACCGCGCCAACGGCAGTTACCGCCACCAAAATAG
- a CDS encoding thioredoxin family protein: MEALPKVTKAELLEKIKTGKYMLFFSAGWCPDCTFIKPAMPEIEAEYKDFTFLSVDRDENIDLAIELNVFGIPSFIAYENGEEIGRFVNKDRKTKQQVEKFINELPVAAE, from the coding sequence ATGGAAGCTTTACCTAAAGTTACAAAAGCAGAACTACTCGAAAAAATCAAAACTGGCAAATATATGCTTTTCTTCTCCGCTGGCTGGTGCCCAGATTGCACATTTATCAAACCAGCAATGCCTGAGATCGAAGCCGAATACAAAGATTTTACTTTCTTAAGCGTTGATCGCGACGAAAATATCGATTTAGCCATTGAGCTTAATGTGTTTGGCATTCCTAGCTTTATTGCCTACGAAAATGGTGAAGAAATCGGCCGTTTCGTTAATAAGGATCGTAAAACAAAGCAGCAAGTCGAGAAATTCATCAATGAATTGCCAGTAGCTGCTGAATAA